The following are encoded in a window of Rhizobium sp. WYJ-E13 genomic DNA:
- a CDS encoding VIT family protein — MVRPHVESHLIARIGWLRAAILGANDGIVSTASLIMGVASASPGTSEVLVAGVAGLVAGAMSMAAGEYVSVSTQADTEKADLARERVELQTQPEAELDELTQIYVARGLTHDLARQVAVQLSANNVVDAHARDELGIVEHLEARPIQAALTSAATFGVGAALPLLMVILSPARILIYSVAIASLISLALLGAIGARAGGASVLKASARVTFWGAFAMALTAGIGAIVGTAV; from the coding sequence ATGGTGAGACCGCATGTCGAAAGCCATCTTATCGCTCGCATTGGCTGGCTGCGGGCCGCTATTCTTGGCGCAAACGATGGTATCGTCTCGACCGCCAGTCTTATCATGGGCGTCGCCTCCGCATCGCCAGGGACATCGGAGGTATTGGTGGCGGGCGTGGCGGGCCTCGTCGCGGGCGCGATGTCCATGGCTGCGGGCGAATACGTCTCGGTCAGCACGCAGGCGGACACGGAGAAGGCCGACCTCGCTCGCGAACGCGTGGAGCTTCAGACGCAGCCCGAGGCGGAGCTCGACGAACTGACCCAGATATATGTCGCGCGGGGCCTCACTCACGATCTGGCACGGCAGGTTGCCGTTCAATTGTCAGCCAACAACGTCGTAGACGCCCATGCCCGAGACGAACTCGGAATTGTCGAACATTTGGAGGCGCGTCCAATCCAAGCGGCCCTGACCTCGGCGGCAACTTTCGGCGTGGGGGCCGCCTTGCCCCTGCTTATGGTCATCCTTTCGCCTGCACGGATACTGATCTACTCGGTCGCCATCGCATCGCTGATCTCCCTGGCGCTTCTCGGTGCCATAGGGGCGAGGGCAGGCGGTGCCAGTGTTCTGAAAGCCAGCGCCCGCGTGACTTTCTGGGGCGCCTTCGCCATGGCGTTGACGGCGGGGATAGGCGCGATCGTAGGTACGGCGGTCTAG
- a CDS encoding cold-shock protein, producing MNTGTVKWFNATKGFGFIQPDNGGADVFVHISAVERAGLRALADGQKVNYDIVQDRRSGKSSADNLRTA from the coding sequence ATGAATACAGGTACAGTCAAGTGGTTCAATGCCACCAAGGGTTTCGGTTTTATCCAGCCGGATAACGGCGGCGCCGACGTTTTCGTCCATATTTCTGCAGTTGAACGCGCAGGCCTGCGCGCGCTGGCAGACGGACAGAAGGTCAACTACGACATCGTGCAGGACCGCCGCTCGGGCAAGAGCTCTGCCGACAACCTCCGGACTGCCTAA
- a CDS encoding RidA family protein: MSQIESQLQRFGLELPAPIVLPPDVKLSFPWVRISGSKAYISGHGPLNTDGSIARPLGKVGKDLSLEEGYHAARLTALAMLASLKVALGDLDRVESWLRVFGMVNTDPSFNSYPRVINGFSDLIAEVYGGERGSHARSAIGVAGLPFDIPVEIEAEVLIRP, encoded by the coding sequence ATGTCGCAGATCGAAAGCCAGCTACAACGGTTTGGACTAGAACTTCCGGCGCCGATCGTCCTTCCGCCTGATGTGAAACTCTCCTTCCCCTGGGTCCGCATTTCAGGGTCGAAGGCCTATATTTCCGGACACGGGCCGCTCAATACAGACGGGTCGATTGCCAGACCGCTCGGAAAGGTGGGGAAAGATCTGTCGCTGGAAGAAGGCTACCATGCCGCACGCCTGACCGCACTGGCCATGTTGGCCAGCCTGAAAGTTGCGTTGGGTGACCTGGACCGGGTGGAAAGCTGGCTTCGCGTCTTCGGCATGGTGAATACAGATCCCTCCTTCAACTCATATCCACGCGTCATCAATGGCTTCAGCGACCTTATCGCAGAGGTTTACGGCGGCGAACGCGGATCCCACGCCCGCTCCGCTATCGGCGTGGCAGGCCTGCCATTTGATATTCCCGTCGAGATTGAAGCTGAGGTTCTTATACGGCCTTAG
- a CDS encoding DUF1003 domain-containing protein → MAEEKPLDLTGEIVDFDAGHGEAATVEMDDYSKSLAQAKAKSVKLVDAITGHTLKKKDAFHFDDLRPALADFVRQKHPGIRSDDYISRKTIDDYRGQYIAELLRDERGELSNLEDEVVESLKSHDTLAENIEEDYEERRSLGDRVADVVATFGGSWTFIISFCFFLAVWMGINLVLGEKAAFDVYPFILLNLILSTIAALQAPIIMMSQRRQEAKDRLRALNDYKVNLKAELEIRHLHEKVDHLLNRQWERLTEIQQIQIEMMLEQAKAANRALKLSKAQKSKTNALKSLFGGKPAADETEEKGE, encoded by the coding sequence ATGGCAGAAGAGAAGCCCCTTGATCTCACAGGTGAAATCGTCGACTTCGATGCCGGGCACGGAGAGGCCGCCACCGTCGAGATGGACGACTATTCGAAGAGCCTGGCGCAGGCCAAGGCGAAGTCCGTCAAGCTGGTGGACGCGATCACAGGCCACACACTGAAGAAGAAGGACGCCTTCCATTTTGACGATCTGCGCCCGGCGCTTGCCGATTTCGTGCGGCAGAAGCACCCCGGCATCCGTTCGGACGACTATATCAGCCGCAAGACGATCGATGACTACCGCGGCCAGTACATTGCCGAATTGCTGCGCGACGAACGCGGCGAGCTCTCCAACCTCGAGGACGAGGTCGTCGAGAGCCTGAAGAGCCACGACACGCTCGCCGAAAACATCGAAGAGGATTACGAGGAGCGCCGTTCGCTCGGCGATCGCGTCGCCGATGTCGTCGCGACCTTCGGCGGAAGCTGGACCTTCATCATCTCCTTCTGCTTCTTCCTCGCCGTCTGGATGGGCATCAACCTGGTGCTTGGCGAGAAGGCTGCCTTCGACGTCTATCCTTTCATCCTGCTGAACCTGATCCTCTCGACCATCGCCGCCCTGCAGGCGCCGATCATCATGATGAGCCAGCGCCGCCAGGAAGCAAAGGATCGGCTGCGGGCGCTCAACGACTACAAGGTCAATCTCAAGGCCGAACTGGAAATCCGCCACCTGCACGAAAAGGTCGATCACCTGTTGAACCGGCAGTGGGAACGGCTGACCGAGATCCAGCAGATCCAGATCGAGATGATGCTGGAACAGGCCAAGGCCGCCAATCGGGCGCTGAAGCTGAGCAAGGCGCAGAAATCCAAGACCAACGCGCTCAAGAGCCTCTTCGGCGGCAAGCCTGCGGCGGACGAGACCGAGGAAAAGGGAGAATAG
- a CDS encoding GMC oxidoreductase translates to MISSLQSLLAGRVDVCVVGSGPVGLALGIRLARSGLSVALLESGGKTISEKTNRLAAAASISTAHHAEASLTIRRAVGGTSKAWGGRCVEFDDSDFDGRPARGDARWPIEHSAFRAYYDDARTFLGAELSNVEIPGVEMPDMDGDFEPSIESWAREPDMAKAHGALIESLPNLHLVTQATVIGLDLDREGARMKRALVWHRGKLHSLGATIFVLACGGRENARLLLAAQEIAPRLFGGVDGPLGRYYMGHLAGELARIRFADRSFMEKMFFRRNGTGAWFRSRLIPSIALQNERDLLNSVFWLRSPPLEEVYSTAGARATLNMIRAISGRRRMRRMSFKAKAPDTASLSDLVSNPVESFNAALQLTTAALKSERQPNFFVKNDEHLYWLAYHSEQLPVAANRVRLSSEVDETGLKRLAVSFDFAEEDLASLIRSHHALAEWITRRRIGTVEWLYPEETLSAAVRGQALDGYHQIGLTRMGASPRTSVVDGNCRCHDLENLYVAGSSVLPVSGQANPTLPAVALALRLADHLKGELRG, encoded by the coding sequence ATGATTTCGTCGCTTCAAAGCCTGCTTGCGGGGCGTGTCGACGTGTGCGTCGTCGGCTCCGGGCCCGTCGGTCTGGCGCTGGGCATCAGGCTTGCCCGGTCGGGGCTTTCGGTCGCGCTGCTGGAATCCGGCGGCAAGACCATTTCCGAGAAGACCAACCGGCTGGCGGCGGCCGCCTCCATCAGCACCGCACACCATGCCGAAGCGAGCCTGACGATCCGCCGGGCGGTGGGCGGCACTTCGAAAGCCTGGGGCGGCCGATGCGTGGAGTTCGACGACAGCGATTTCGATGGCAGGCCGGCGCGCGGCGATGCCCGCTGGCCGATCGAGCACAGCGCCTTCAGGGCCTACTATGACGATGCCCGCACCTTTCTCGGCGCCGAGCTGTCAAACGTCGAGATACCAGGCGTCGAGATGCCTGACATGGACGGCGATTTCGAACCCTCGATCGAGAGCTGGGCGCGCGAGCCGGATATGGCAAAAGCGCACGGAGCGCTGATCGAGAGCCTGCCGAACCTGCACCTCGTCACCCAGGCGACCGTGATCGGCCTCGATCTCGACCGCGAAGGCGCCCGCATGAAACGGGCGCTCGTGTGGCATCGCGGCAAGCTGCACTCGCTGGGCGCGACGATCTTCGTGCTGGCCTGCGGCGGGCGGGAAAATGCCCGGCTGCTGCTGGCGGCGCAGGAAATCGCGCCGCGGCTTTTCGGCGGCGTCGATGGCCCGCTCGGGCGCTATTACATGGGGCATCTGGCCGGCGAACTCGCCCGTATCCGCTTTGCCGACCGCTCCTTCATGGAAAAGATGTTCTTCCGGCGCAACGGCACCGGCGCCTGGTTCCGCTCGCGGCTGATCCCGAGCATTGCCCTGCAGAACGAGCGCGATCTCTTAAACAGCGTCTTCTGGCTGCGCAGCCCGCCGCTGGAGGAAGTCTATTCGACGGCGGGCGCCCGCGCGACGCTGAACATGATCAGGGCGATATCAGGCAGGCGCCGGATGCGCCGCATGTCCTTCAAGGCGAAGGCGCCCGACACCGCCTCGCTGTCCGATCTGGTCTCTAACCCCGTGGAGAGCTTCAACGCCGCCCTGCAGCTGACGACGGCGGCGCTGAAATCCGAGCGCCAGCCGAATTTCTTCGTGAAGAACGACGAGCATCTCTATTGGCTCGCCTATCACAGCGAACAGCTGCCGGTCGCCGCAAACCGCGTGCGGCTAAGCTCCGAGGTCGACGAAACCGGCCTGAAACGGCTTGCCGTCAGCTTCGATTTCGCCGAGGAGGATCTCGCCTCGCTGATCAGGAGCCACCATGCGCTGGCCGAATGGATCACCAGGCGGCGGATCGGCACCGTCGAATGGCTCTACCCCGAGGAAACGCTCTCCGCCGCCGTCCGCGGCCAGGCGCTCGACGGCTACCACCAGATCGGCCTGACGAGAATGGGCGCCTCGCCGCGGACGAGCGTGGTCGACGGCAACTGCCGCTGCCACGACCTCGAAAACCTCTATGTCGCCGGCAGCTCGGTACTCCCGGTGTCAGGACAAGCGAACCCGACGCTCCCGGCCGTGGCGCTGGCGCTGCGGCTGGCGGATCATTTGAAGGGGGAGTTACGGGGATAG
- the rpsU gene encoding 30S ribosomal protein S21 has protein sequence MQVLVRDNNVDQALRVLKKKLQREGVFREMKERSAYEKPSEKRAREKGEAIRRARKLARKQAQREGLLPAPKKKVMPARGAR, from the coding sequence TTGCAGGTACTCGTCCGAGACAACAATGTCGACCAAGCCCTCCGCGTGCTGAAAAAGAAGCTGCAGCGCGAAGGTGTGTTCCGCGAAATGAAGGAACGCAGCGCCTATGAAAAGCCGTCGGAAAAGCGCGCCCGCGAAAAGGGCGAAGCCATCCGCCGCGCCCGCAAGCTCGCCCGCAAGCAGGCGCAGCGCGAAGGCCTGCTGCCGGCACCGAAGAAGAAGGTGATGCCGGCCCGCGGCGCCCGCTGA
- a CDS encoding DUF2332 domain-containing protein, giving the protein MDEEGLAEISARYVRFADTEAHGRSPLYEALARAVAGDRETLGFLATLPHMKRQPNLLLAAVRHLFGTPTDWCEFRQALLAHPDAVRSLMLERSTQTNEPGRCASLLPVLTRLPQPLALLEVGTSAGLCLMPDLYGYDYGHKAIRAPVMGSEPPVLRCSASKTTPLPTAAPHVVWRAGLDLAPIDASDPAQVAWLKTLVWPEQTERLANLQAAIRIAATVKPRIIKGDLRGSEFARLCRQAPKDATLVVFHTAVLDYVSDPADREAFAEQAMRLAPYWVSNEFPRAFPSIAERAGTSWPPGRFLLSVNRSPLAWTDPHGASLEWIADEA; this is encoded by the coding sequence ATGGACGAGGAGGGCTTGGCCGAGATCTCGGCCCGGTATGTTCGCTTCGCCGATACGGAAGCCCACGGCCGTTCGCCGCTCTACGAGGCGTTGGCGCGTGCGGTTGCCGGGGACCGGGAGACACTCGGCTTCCTGGCGACCCTCCCCCACATGAAAAGGCAGCCGAACCTTCTGCTTGCGGCGGTGCGTCACCTGTTCGGCACGCCGACGGACTGGTGCGAGTTCCGCCAGGCGCTCCTGGCCCATCCCGACGCTGTCCGTTCGCTGATGCTCGAGCGTTCGACGCAGACTAACGAACCGGGACGGTGCGCCTCGCTGCTCCCCGTCCTGACGCGATTGCCGCAGCCGCTGGCGCTCCTCGAGGTCGGGACCTCCGCAGGGCTCTGCCTCATGCCCGACCTCTATGGCTACGACTACGGCCACAAGGCGATCCGCGCACCCGTGATGGGCTCAGAGCCGCCTGTCCTGCGTTGCTCCGCCAGTAAGACGACCCCATTGCCGACGGCAGCACCGCACGTCGTCTGGCGAGCGGGGCTGGACCTCGCTCCAATCGATGCTTCGGATCCTGCGCAGGTCGCATGGCTTAAGACACTGGTCTGGCCGGAGCAGACGGAACGGCTTGCCAATCTGCAGGCGGCCATCAGGATCGCCGCCACGGTCAAGCCACGGATCATCAAGGGCGACCTGCGCGGGAGCGAGTTCGCCCGGCTCTGCAGGCAAGCGCCCAAGGATGCCACCCTTGTCGTCTTTCACACGGCTGTCCTCGACTACGTCTCCGACCCCGCAGACAGGGAGGCTTTCGCCGAGCAGGCGATGCGTCTCGCGCCCTATTGGGTATCGAACGAGTTCCCCCGCGCATTCCCGTCCATCGCCGAGCGCGCAGGAACGAGCTGGCCACCCGGGCGCTTCCTCCTGTCCGTGAACCGCTCTCCCCTCGCCTGGACCGACCCGCATGGCGCTTCGCTCGAATGGATCGCGGACGAGGCTTGA
- a CDS encoding AraC family transcriptional regulator codes for MDILTEVLDRVRLSGTLLFHFELGHPWNLALPERPYALFHYLSRGSATLALEQGQELRMAEGDLVVITRGEPHLIYSDSGTKPFLVTDLDRPAHLGVVHHGGSAQPLSTMICGNFILSWPARGSVMELLPPVLLLKPAMDGEWLEAILRRMVSESALERPGQRVALSRMTEVLFVEVLRSWIKSLRPGEGGWLGAMADPYIGRALELIHERPDLPWTLRDLAHRVGLGRSVFSARFTKLVGQSMQRYLIARRMSEAAFLLESSDEGIARIASRVGYETVAAFSKLFHRHHGLSPGRYRAARRADGGQRPGEFPDRKSLADLDQPDVQVVAKAV; via the coding sequence ATGGACATCCTCACCGAAGTGCTCGATCGCGTTCGCCTTAGCGGAACCCTGCTCTTTCACTTCGAGCTCGGTCATCCCTGGAACCTGGCCTTGCCGGAGCGCCCCTACGCCCTGTTCCATTATCTCAGTCGTGGCTCGGCCACGCTTGCGCTTGAACAGGGGCAAGAGCTCCGCATGGCGGAGGGCGATCTCGTCGTCATCACACGCGGCGAGCCGCATCTGATCTACTCGGACAGCGGGACGAAGCCTTTCCTGGTTACGGACCTCGACCGACCCGCGCATCTTGGCGTCGTGCATCATGGCGGCAGCGCGCAGCCGCTCTCGACGATGATCTGCGGCAATTTCATTCTGTCGTGGCCCGCGCGCGGCAGCGTGATGGAACTGCTTCCGCCCGTGCTTCTCCTGAAGCCGGCGATGGACGGTGAGTGGCTCGAGGCTATCCTGCGCCGCATGGTGAGCGAGTCGGCGCTTGAACGCCCCGGCCAACGCGTCGCGCTGTCGCGAATGACAGAGGTGCTCTTCGTCGAGGTGTTGCGAAGCTGGATCAAATCTCTCCGGCCGGGGGAAGGCGGATGGCTTGGAGCGATGGCGGACCCCTATATCGGACGGGCGCTCGAGTTGATCCACGAACGACCGGATCTGCCCTGGACACTTCGCGACCTCGCACATCGCGTGGGGCTCGGCCGCTCGGTGTTTTCGGCTCGCTTCACCAAGCTCGTCGGCCAGTCCATGCAGCGCTATCTGATCGCACGCCGGATGTCGGAGGCTGCGTTCCTGCTGGAATCAAGCGATGAGGGGATTGCCCGGATCGCAAGCCGCGTTGGCTACGAAACCGTCGCCGCCTTCTCGAAGTTGTTCCATCGCCACCACGGCCTGTCGCCCGGCCGTTATCGCGCAGCTCGGCGCGCTGACGGCGGCCAAAGGCCAGGGGAGTTTCCTGATCGGAAATCGCTTGCCGATCTTGACCAGCCTGACGTCCAGGTCGTCGCTAAGGCCGTATAA
- a CDS encoding isochorismatase family protein — translation MTSALLIIDMQMVMQERLDAGRAHVNGEAGQNIAALAAAFRAARKPVIHIRHREADESSALNEHAPGYRPMPCAVAWENEPVFVKSTSSAFASTELEGYLHEVGITDLVVVGAVAGFCVNTTVRAGSDLGFKMSVVKDAVLGFDLPNADLSAREIFDVTMAHLASDFAEIVETRQLVAMQSA, via the coding sequence ATGACGAGCGCACTCCTCATCATCGATATGCAGATGGTCATGCAGGAGCGGCTCGATGCCGGGCGCGCGCATGTGAACGGCGAGGCGGGACAGAATATCGCGGCCCTTGCCGCCGCATTCCGCGCCGCCCGCAAGCCGGTCATCCATATCCGCCATCGCGAGGCCGACGAGAGCTCGGCGCTCAACGAACATGCGCCGGGATACCGGCCGATGCCCTGCGCCGTGGCGTGGGAGAACGAGCCGGTCTTCGTCAAATCCACGTCGTCGGCCTTCGCCTCCACCGAGCTTGAAGGCTATCTGCACGAGGTCGGGATCACGGATCTGGTGGTGGTTGGGGCGGTCGCCGGCTTTTGCGTCAATACCACCGTGCGCGCCGGCTCCGACCTCGGCTTCAAGATGAGCGTCGTCAAGGACGCTGTGCTCGGTTTCGACCTGCCGAATGCCGATCTTTCGGCACGGGAGATCTTCGACGTGACGATGGCGCATCTGGCATCCGATTTCGCCGAGATCGTCGAGACGCGGCAGCTGGTGGCGATGCAGTCTGCTTGA
- a CDS encoding alpha/beta fold hydrolase has protein sequence MRNRLLLAATVLVAGAAFAAPARSADLPKGAAHNIVLVHGAFVDQTSWKPVADILTKKGYKVTLVENPLTSLAADVDATRQALAKQDGKTVLVGHSWAGVVITQAGDDPKVSALVYVSAFAPDVGESLATLAKHGPATEGTRAIHPDDKGNLYIDPKVFPSAVAADLPLKVAESLANSQLPLNHTAYEAPVDIAAWHDKPTFYVISTKDKVIAPETQKLFAARIKAKTTEVAGSHASLVVHAAEVAAVIEKAALTK, from the coding sequence ATGCGAAATAGACTACTCTTAGCCGCCACCGTTCTCGTCGCCGGGGCAGCGTTTGCCGCACCCGCCCGATCGGCTGATCTACCCAAGGGGGCGGCGCACAACATCGTGCTCGTCCATGGCGCTTTCGTCGACCAGACAAGCTGGAAGCCCGTTGCCGACATTCTCACGAAGAAGGGCTATAAGGTAACGCTGGTCGAAAATCCGCTCACGTCGCTGGCCGCGGATGTCGATGCCACCAGGCAGGCACTGGCGAAACAGGACGGCAAGACCGTCCTCGTTGGCCACTCCTGGGCCGGCGTGGTCATCACGCAAGCCGGTGACGATCCCAAGGTCTCGGCGCTCGTCTATGTCTCCGCCTTCGCGCCTGACGTTGGAGAATCTCTGGCGACCCTGGCCAAGCACGGCCCGGCAACCGAAGGCACCAGGGCAATTCATCCCGACGACAAGGGCAACCTCTATATCGATCCCAAGGTGTTTCCCTCGGCGGTCGCGGCGGACCTGCCGTTGAAGGTCGCCGAATCCCTGGCAAACTCGCAGCTTCCGCTGAACCACACAGCTTACGAGGCTCCGGTCGATATCGCGGCCTGGCACGACAAGCCGACATTCTATGTGATCAGCACCAAGGACAAGGTCATCGCACCGGAGACCCAGAAGCTGTTCGCGGCCAGGATCAAGGCCAAGACCACGGAGGTGGCTGGCAGCCATGCCTCCCTTGTCGTCCATGCGGCGGAAGTCGCTGCGGTCATTGAAAAGGCCGCGCTCACGAAGTGA
- a CDS encoding GNAT family N-acetyltransferase, protein MPTKPVEHAVQIRPATSGDMETLGGFGALLVAMHHELDARRFIEAAKSTPLRYGQFLKSQFTRPEVVVIVAEDDGALLGYAYAELQGFDYMSLRGPAGVIHDLFVDSARRREGVGRMLLEAAMAGLKSLGAERFVLSTAYRNETARSLFAAMGFRPTMIEMTREADQTDS, encoded by the coding sequence ATGCCGACGAAGCCGGTCGAACATGCAGTCCAGATCCGCCCCGCCACATCAGGCGACATGGAAACCCTCGGCGGCTTCGGCGCCCTGCTGGTCGCGATGCATCACGAACTGGATGCCAGGCGCTTCATCGAAGCGGCCAAAAGCACGCCGTTGCGATACGGGCAGTTCCTCAAGAGCCAGTTCACCCGGCCCGAAGTCGTCGTCATCGTCGCCGAGGACGACGGCGCGCTGCTCGGCTATGCCTATGCGGAGCTGCAGGGCTTCGACTACATGTCGCTGCGCGGGCCGGCGGGCGTCATCCACGATCTCTTCGTCGATTCGGCACGCCGCCGCGAAGGCGTCGGGAGGATGCTGCTGGAAGCGGCGATGGCCGGATTGAAATCCCTCGGCGCCGAACGCTTCGTGCTCTCGACCGCCTACCGCAACGAGACCGCCCGCAGCCTCTTTGCCGCCATGGGCTTCCGCCCGACGATGATCGAGATGACGCGCGAAGCCGATCAGACGGATAGCTAG
- a CDS encoding MBL fold metallo-hydrolase yields MNKHDYALSRRGFCLCCLGGATFAASGGWLTPAEVFAAAKSVVIQFREAAAAAEIKTTTLRGGISALSGSGGNIGVLIGDDGKLLVDAGLTASRPRIEKALADLGQQPIKHLINSHWHFDHTDGNEWLNSEGAMITAHPNSLKHLAVATRVEDWNFDFPPSPKGALPTMVMKSDEETLKHNGQTITLKYYGPAHTDSDISVFFQEANIVQMGDTFWNGVYPFIDYSTGGSIDGQIQAAEANVKMVDDETIVIPGHGEIAGKKDLVAWRDMLVGARENVAKLKKDGRSADDTVAAKPTAEWDPIFGNWAISPALFTRLVYEGV; encoded by the coding sequence ATGAACAAGCACGATTATGCCCTGTCACGACGTGGTTTCTGCCTCTGCTGCCTCGGTGGGGCAACGTTTGCCGCCTCCGGGGGATGGCTGACGCCGGCAGAGGTATTCGCCGCAGCGAAGAGTGTCGTCATCCAGTTCCGCGAGGCGGCGGCCGCAGCGGAGATCAAGACCACCACGCTTCGCGGCGGGATCAGCGCGCTTTCCGGTTCTGGAGGCAACATCGGCGTCCTTATCGGCGACGACGGGAAGCTGCTCGTCGACGCGGGGCTCACAGCTTCCCGTCCCAGGATCGAGAAAGCTCTGGCCGACCTCGGTCAACAGCCGATCAAGCACCTCATCAATTCGCACTGGCATTTCGACCACACCGATGGAAACGAGTGGCTCAATTCGGAGGGCGCCATGATCACTGCCCACCCGAACTCGCTCAAGCACCTGGCTGTCGCGACCCGCGTCGAGGACTGGAACTTCGACTTCCCTCCGTCACCGAAGGGGGCGCTGCCGACAATGGTTATGAAGTCAGACGAGGAGACACTGAAGCACAATGGCCAGACGATCACGCTGAAATACTATGGCCCCGCTCATACTGACAGTGACATCTCCGTCTTTTTCCAGGAAGCCAACATCGTCCAGATGGGCGACACCTTCTGGAACGGCGTCTATCCCTTCATCGACTATTCAACGGGTGGCAGCATCGACGGGCAGATTCAGGCCGCCGAGGCGAACGTCAAGATGGTGGATGATGAGACGATCGTCATCCCTGGGCATGGAGAGATCGCAGGCAAGAAGGATCTCGTCGCGTGGCGGGACATGCTCGTCGGAGCCAGGGAAAACGTCGCCAAGCTGAAGAAGGACGGTCGCAGCGCCGACGACACAGTCGCCGCCAAGCCCACGGCGGAATGGGATCCCATCTTCGGGAACTGGGCGATCTCGCCGGCGCTCTTCACCCGCCTTGTCTACGAAGGTGTTTGA
- a CDS encoding phosphodiester glycosidase family protein codes for MLRTIFAFYLLLAGALAARAQAPDADGTPVPADPCARQNFEGAAYIVCGVDPAKADLRLFWKDAAGKPYRRFSGVADAVTGEGHRLLFAMNAGMYREDFTPMGLYVEDGKGLIPVNVEAPPKVSGPVPNFFKRPNGIFYLDEAGAHIVSTEDFLKQKPNVQLATQSGPMLVMSGKINPIFIPGSSDRTRRNGVGLSADGTLRFVISEGDVNFHDFASLFRDELKCPDALFLDGGNGTGLYNPALGRNDTSWHGGYGPIIALVGG; via the coding sequence ATGCTTCGCACCATATTCGCCTTTTACCTGCTCCTTGCCGGCGCGCTTGCCGCGCGCGCTCAGGCTCCCGATGCAGACGGCACGCCGGTGCCTGCAGATCCCTGCGCGCGCCAAAATTTCGAAGGCGCCGCCTATATCGTCTGCGGCGTCGATCCCGCCAAGGCGGATCTGCGCCTGTTCTGGAAGGATGCCGCGGGCAAGCCCTATCGCAGGTTTTCGGGCGTCGCCGATGCTGTCACCGGTGAAGGACATCGGCTCCTCTTTGCCATGAATGCCGGCATGTACCGCGAGGATTTCACGCCGATGGGGCTCTATGTCGAGGATGGCAAGGGGCTGATACCGGTCAACGTGGAGGCGCCGCCCAAGGTTTCCGGCCCGGTGCCGAACTTCTTCAAGCGGCCGAACGGCATCTTCTATCTCGACGAGGCAGGCGCCCACATCGTCTCAACCGAAGACTTCCTGAAGCAGAAACCGAACGTGCAGCTCGCCACGCAATCCGGCCCGATGCTGGTCATGTCAGGCAAGATCAACCCGATTTTCATACCGGGTTCGAGCGACCGCACGCGGCGCAACGGCGTCGGCCTCTCAGCCGACGGCACGCTGCGCTTCGTCATCAGCGAAGGCGACGTGAACTTCCACGATTTCGCAAGCCTCTTCCGCGACGAACTGAAATGCCCCGACGCACTCTTCCTCGACGGCGGAAACGGCACTGGTCTCTACAATCCGGCGCTCGGCCGCAACGACACATCCTGGCACGGCGGCTACGGACCCATCATCGCTTTGGTGGGGGGCTAG
- a CDS encoding cold-shock protein, translated as MAYRRYRPGDTIMLKHGVLGNRQPSGSGNVLSVLPAAQGFVHYRVRFQNEDFERSIRQDDIDVLASPSSPLPSEARAATESPKSSWINSNSIRIRK; from the coding sequence ATGGCCTATCGTCGTTATCGGCCGGGTGATACCATCATGCTCAAGCATGGCGTTCTCGGCAACAGACAGCCCTCGGGTTCCGGCAACGTTCTATCCGTCCTGCCGGCCGCGCAGGGCTTCGTTCATTACCGCGTGCGGTTCCAGAATGAAGATTTCGAGCGCAGCATCCGTCAGGATGATATAGACGTGCTCGCATCGCCCTCGTCGCCCTTGCCTTCCGAAGCGCGGGCGGCTACCGAGAGTCCGAAATCGAGCTGGATCAATTCGAATTCGATCCGCATCAGGAAATAA